The genomic stretch CGACTGAAGTCAGCAATTTTAAATAAGAAATTACTAATTATGGTTTGCCCCTGAACGGTGTGGTTCACTTCAGGGTGAAACTGTACGCCATAAAAATCTTTTGACTCATTAGATATGCCTGCAATCAGATTACCACTTGAGCGGGCAATGATGCTAAAATTTTCAGGAATAGTTTCTACATGATCGCCATGACTCATCCAGACCTGAGATCCTTCACTCACGCCCTCAAATAGAGGACTTTTTGCCGGGAACTGGATTCCCATGGGGCCGTATTCTCTGGTTTCGCCAGGAATTACATTTCCCTTGAAATGCTGGGCCATAATCTGGAGTCCATAACACACACCAAGGATGGGTATCCCCAATTCAAAAATAGCAGGGTCGACCTGGGGGGCATGTGCTTCAAAAATGCTGTTGGGACCACCAGAAAGGACCAATGCCTTTGCTCCCATGGTTTGTATTTCAGTTGCGCTTAAATCAGAACGTTCAATGCGACAATAGACCTGCTCTTCTCTTATGCGACGAGCAATGAGCTGCGTATACTGAGAGCCAAAATCTAATATCAATACTAATTCGTGCATGGTCTGCTACCCTAATTTCAGTTCCCAGGATTTTAATGCCTGCATATAACCTGTGTTGGTAAGTTCATAGTGAAGTGGAGTAAGTGTCACATATCCTGCTCGTACTGCATTCTCATCCATATCTGGATCAGGATTTTCATAACTACGGGTGCCAGACAACCAATAATAGACCCTTTTACGGGGATCCTCGCGTCTGTCCATTTTTTCCTTATAGGTACCACTTCCCTGCCTGGTCACAGAAAAGCCTTTAAATGAACTATAATCACCTGCAGGAACATTCACATTCAGAAGCGTACCCTCCGGTAAGCCTTCTTTAAGAATTCTCTCGGCCATAATATGGGCGACTTTGCCTGCAGCTCTAAAATCCTTCTGCACAAATGAATCCAAGGAGATGGCCATGGATGGGATGCTTAATATGGTTCCCTCATAGGCTGCAGAAACAGTCCCTGAATAAATAATATCAACACCCACATTGGCGCCCTGATTTATCCCTGATATGACGAGGTCTGGTCTCTCTACCAGCCCACCATTGATTGCCAATTTTACACAATCCGCAGGGGTCCCACCGACAGCCCAACCAAAGTGCGCGTCGTCCTTAAATATTTCCGTCACTTTGAGGGGATCTGAAATGGTTATGGCATGCCCCATTGCACTCATTTCAAATAGGGGTGCAACAATGGATATTTCTGCAAAATCTGATAATGATTCTGCCAGGGTTTCAATTCCTGGCGCATTTATCCCGTCATCATTGGTAAGTAGAATTTTAGGCTTTTGCATGAAGAATATCTAGAATTTCTGCAACCTGCTTCTTGAGGTCATCTCTGGGGACAATCAAATCAAGGAAGCCCTTTTCCAACAGAAATTCAGCACGCTGAAAACCTTCGGGTAGATCAGCACCAATGGTCTGCTTAATAACTCTTTCTCCAGCAAAGCCAATGAGAGCTCCGGGCTCGGCAATATTCACATCACCCAGCATGGCAAAACTTGCTGTAACCCCACCAGTTGTAGGGTCAGTCATTATGGAGATATATGGAACTTTTGCATCTGCCAACTGGCTGAGTTTGGCAGAAGTCTTGGCCATTTGCATAAGGGAATATGCTCCCTCCATCATGCGCGCTCCCCCAGACGCGGATACAATGATCAGGGGTATTTTCTTCTCTCTCGACAGATCGGCAGCTTTTGCGAGCAACTGGCCAACAGCTGAACCCATGCTACCACCTATAAAAGAGAAGTCCATCACTGCAACCACAATTGGTTTCTCGAACATGAGTCCTTCATAAACCTGAACTGCCTCATTGTGACCCGTTCGCTGCTGAGCGGCGGCGATTTGGTCGGAGTACTTTTTTTGGGCTTTGAATTTTAGGGGGTCAAGGGGTTTGATGCCTTGAAAATGTTGTTGTCGGCCATCCGTATCCAATAAAAGATCTACATAGCTGGCAGCGGGAATTCTAAAGTGGTATCCGCACTTGTAGCAAACATTATTGCTTTGCATCAACTCTGCTTTATACAGGATCTGGCGGCAACTGGGACATTTTACCCAGAGACCTTCTTTTATATCCTTCTTTTCAGAATTTATAGTCTGAATATTTTTATCTTTTCGTCGAAACCAGCTCATTCAAATTCCTTAAAATTATACAGGTATTTCACCCTGATACATAATAACCTACAAAGCAAGTTAGACCAATTTGTAATTCATAGAATCCCAGCTTACTGGATTCATTTCTGTGGGGGGTTCCATAGGGTCTTCAGAATTGAGGAGGAACCCACTTTTTGGCCTCGTAAACGGCATTATAAAGCGGTTCCAGCTCATCCAGCTTAGGTTGTCCCATATCGGTACGAGCCTCGGCTAAGAGGGCAACAAATGATGCTTTTGCATTGATATGTACAAATCTGGATTTGACCTCAATTGCCTCTGGTCCCTGTAGCCAGGTTTTAAACCCGCGATCGGCCGTCCCAAAATAATGGTCTATGTGCTGCTCATAAAGCTGATCCCATGCTCCATAATTAAACTCTGGGGTAACAATTTTATTTGAAAGGGAGTCATTATAATCTGCGTAATGTACGAAATTCCGGTGAGAGTATATAACTGCACGGGAGATCCCGCTTAACTGGTCTTGTATTCCATAAGCCAGGGCATCAGTGGTTGGGATAGGAATCAAAGGAATTTCAAGTGCTACTGCCAGTGCTTTCATGGTAGCCAGACCGATTCGCAAGCCATTAAAACTTCCGGGACCAATTGCAATTGCAAGAGCGTCTGGAGCTTTTCCTATTGAGCGACAATAATTCAGAGATTCTTTTAAAAAGGGCGATAATTTCTCAATATGTATCTGTCCACCGCTAGCTTCTTTTTCCCACAATATTGAGCCCTTATCAGAGAGGGCTACTGAACAAACAACTGAGGAAGTATCACAGGCGATGATCATAAGCTGATCGCCAAAGCCCGGGGCGAATGTATCAATATTTCGCGACCGTTTTCTTCACCGTCAATGACACGAAAACTCAACCCAAATGCATCCTCCGGGATGGCTCCAGCAACAATATCCGCCCACTCGATGATGACAATTGCACCAGACTCAAAATACTCCCAGATTCCCATTGAAATTAATTCTTCTCCGCTACTGAGCCGATAAGCATCGATATGAATAATATCCTGTTGTGAGCCGTGGTATTCATTGATATAGGTGAAGGTTGGACTCAGGGCGTACTCTTTGATATCAAAGAAAGAGGTTAAGCCCTGGGTAAAGGTGGTTTTTCCACTGGCTAAATTTCCGCTCATTGCCAGAATATCACCAGGTTCTAGTTGTGCAGCTAAATTTTGAGCCAGTTGGTTCGTTTCCTCTGGACTGTGGGTCTGGAAAAAGTATTGATGGATCATTTAGGCTCCAGATATGCCAGTGGGAGAATCATTTCCCACATGCTCAGACCGCCATGCTGATAGGTATCAGTATATTTGTTTTGGTATTTCCGGTAATTATTGGGATAGAGGAAATAGTACGTTTTCTGGGCAATGGCCAGGGTATCATTTTGAATAGTTGAGGGAATCCTGAGTCTGCCAGGTTTATCCAGGAACCAGGCATCTTTGGCGCTGGGTTTCAGATTGCGCCCCTGTTTGAATCGCAGGTTTGTTGAAGCTTCACGGTCTGCAAGAATTTGGGTTGGTTGTTGAACTCTTACACTGCCATGATCCGAGGTGATAACAACATGAAAACCCATTTTTGCTGCTGAGGATAATACTTCCTTTATCCAGGAATTATTGAACCAGGCCCGTACGATCTCTCTATAGCTGGCCTCATTGGGCAGAAGTTCACGCAGTATGGGTGAATCGGTGCGGCGATGGGCAAGAAGATCCACCTGGTTCACCACCAGGGTCACCAATTTCTGACTTCCCCAGGATCCAAATTGTTTGCTAAATTGGATGCCGTCACGATTGCTGATAATCTTTTTATATTTTGCTTCTGGTTTCAATTGCAGCCCAGATCTTCTGATGTTTTCCTGCAAAAAGGCCGATTCATAACGATTGAGACTGTGCTCATCACTTCCCCCCCACCACTCGGGGTGAAATCTTTGCATATCATCAGGAAAAAGACCACTGAAAATGGCATTGCGACTGTATTCTGTAGTCGTTGGCAATAGCGAGAAGTAGCCATCACGTTTGATCTGATAGTCATTATAGAGCAGCGGTTCCAGGGTGAGCCACTGATCCCAGCGCATGCAATCGATAATCA from Candidatus Neomarinimicrobiota bacterium encodes the following:
- a CDS encoding acetyl-CoA carboxylase carboxyltransferase subunit beta, with the protein product MSWFRRKDKNIQTINSEKKDIKEGLWVKCPSCRQILYKAELMQSNNVCYKCGYHFRIPAASYVDLLLDTDGRQQHFQGIKPLDPLKFKAQKKYSDQIAAAQQRTGHNEAVQVYEGLMFEKPIVVAVMDFSFIGGSMGSAVGQLLAKAADLSREKKIPLIIVSASGGARMMEGAYSLMQMAKTSAKLSQLADAKVPYISIMTDPTTGGVTASFAMLGDVNIAEPGALIGFAGERVIKQTIGADLPEGFQRAEFLLEKGFLDLIVPRDDLKKQVAEILDILHAKA
- the tsaE gene encoding tRNA (adenosine(37)-N6)-threonylcarbamoyltransferase complex ATPase subunit type 1 TsaE encodes the protein MIHQYFFQTHSPEETNQLAQNLAAQLEPGDILAMSGNLASGKTTFTQGLTSFFDIKEYALSPTFTYINEYHGSQQDIIHIDAYRLSSGEELISMGIWEYFESGAIVIIEWADIVAGAIPEDAFGLSFRVIDGEENGREILIHSPRALAISL
- a CDS encoding response regulator, yielding MIHSYFAAMNTTEQIRGKILWADDEIDLLRSHVMFLEGKGFQVTTVTNGDDAIALCQNDRFDIVLLDETMPGKDGLETLSILKTEQPALPIIMITKNEEEKLMEEAIGSKISDYLTKPVNPSQILLAIIKILENRQIKQDAVSGQYMSAFANLAFNIENSPSPQEWINIHDQLSAWELELDDYPDLGFDEMLLQQQHEANDRFTRFIKSNYENWVNVSADKRPTLSPDVFSTAVKPLLENDKKVLMLIIDCMRWDQWLTLEPLLYNDYQIKRDGYFSLLPTTTEYSRNAIFSGLFPDDMQRFHPEWWGGSDEHSLNRYESAFLQENIRRSGLQLKPEAKYKKIISNRDGIQFSKQFGSWGSQKLVTLVVNQVDLLAHRRTDSPILRELLPNEASYREIVRAWFNNSWIKEVLSSAAKMGFHVVITSDHGSVRVQQPTQILADREASTNLRFKQGRNLKPSAKDAWFLDKPGRLRIPSTIQNDTLAIAQKTYYFLYPNNYRKYQNKYTDTYQHGGLSMWEMILPLAYLEPK
- the tsaB gene encoding tRNA (adenosine(37)-N6)-threonylcarbamoyltransferase complex dimerization subunit type 1 TsaB, with amino-acid sequence MIIACDTSSVVCSVALSDKGSILWEKEASGGQIHIEKLSPFLKESLNYCRSIGKAPDALAIAIGPGSFNGLRIGLATMKALAVALEIPLIPIPTTDALAYGIQDQLSGISRAVIYSHRNFVHYADYNDSLSNKIVTPEFNYGAWDQLYEQHIDHYFGTADRGFKTWLQGPEAIEVKSRFVHINAKASFVALLAEARTDMGQPKLDELEPLYNAVYEAKKWVPPQF
- the surE gene encoding 5'/3'-nucleotidase SurE, whose protein sequence is MQKPKILLTNDDGINAPGIETLAESLSDFAEISIVAPLFEMSAMGHAITISDPLKVTEIFKDDAHFGWAVGGTPADCVKLAINGGLVERPDLVISGINQGANVGVDIIYSGTVSAAYEGTILSIPSMAISLDSFVQKDFRAAGKVAHIMAERILKEGLPEGTLLNVNVPAGDYSSFKGFSVTRQGSGTYKEKMDRREDPRKRVYYWLSGTRSYENPDPDMDENAVRAGYVTLTPLHYELTNTGYMQALKSWELKLG